AACTTAAACTATGTTGGTAATGTTGTAACTATTTCATTCGACGAAACCAGCACTTTCGAAGATGTGGCTTTAATTGCTAAAATCTTTGCAAAAGTTAAAGCTATCGCTGCCGATCAGGTTGAAGTGGTCGAAAATGTAGAAACCGTTATCCCGACTGCTTTACAACGTACTTCAGCTTATTTAACACACCCAATTTTTAACTCGCACCATTCAGAACATGAAATGTTGCGTTATATCAAATCATTGGAAGCAAAAGATTTATCGCTTTGCCATTCGATGATTGCTTTGGGTAGCTGTACCATGAAATTAAATGCTACCGCAGAAATGATCCCAGTTACCTGGTCTCACTTCGGTCGCATCCACCCATTTGCACCTGCAGATCAGGTATTGGGCTACTATTCGGTTTTCAACGAGCTTGATAAATGGTTAAGCGAAATTACTGGTTTTGCAGCCATGAGTTTACAGCCAAATGCTGGTGCTCAGGGCGAATACGCTGGTTTAATGGTTATCCGTGCTTATCACCACGATAGAGGCGATTTCCACCGTAACGTAGCGTTAATTCCTGCTTCAGCGCACGGAACTAACCCTGCTTCTGCAGCAATGGCTGATATGAAAATTGTGGTGGTTAAATCTTTAGAAAACGGTAACATTGATGTTGAAGATTTAAAAGCAAAAGCAGAATTACATAAAGACAACCTATCGTGTTTAATGGTAACTTATCCATCAACTCACGGTGTATTCGAAGAAAGTATTATCGAAATCTGCGAAACCATCCACGCTAACGGTGGACAGGTTTATATGGATGGTGCAAACATGAATGCACAGGTTGGATTAACTAGTCCGGCCAATATCGGTGCCGATGTTTGTCACTTAAACCTGCACAAAACTTTCTGTATCCCTCACGGCGGTGGTGGTCCGGGTATGGGCCCTATCGGTGTGGCCAAACACCTGGTACCTTATCTTCCAGGCCATGCTGTGGTTGATATCGACAAAGGAAAATCTATTTCTGCCGTTTCATCTGCACCTTGGGGTTCGGCTTCGATCTTGATTATCTCTCATGCATACATCGCCATGATGGGTGCTGAAGGATTAACTAATGCTACTAAATATGCCATTTTAAACGCTAACTATATGAAAGCGCGTTTAGAACAACACTATCCGGTGCTTTATTCAGGCGCTCAGGGTCGTTGCGCACACGAGATGATTTTAGATTGCCGTTCGTTCAAAGCTTTCGGAATCGAAGTTACAGATATTGCAAAACGTTTAATGGACTACGGTTTCCACGCGCCAACCGTTTCATTCCCGGTTGCCGGCACTTTGATGGTTGAGCCTACAGAATCAGAACCTAAACACGAGTTAGACCGTTTCTGTGATGCTTTGATCGCCATTAAAAACGAGATTACTTCGGTAGAAAACGGTACTTTCGATAAAGTTGATAACCCATTAAAGAATGCTCCACATACGGTTTCGGTAATTACGGCTAACGAATGGGATCATGCTTATAGCCGTCAAACTGCTGCATTCCCACTTCCTTATGTGTTAGAGCGCAAGTTCTGGCCATCAGTTGGTCGTGTTAATGATAGCCATGGCGATAGGGCTTTAATCTGTGCTTGTCCGCCGATTGAGAGTTATTTAGAAGAGATCGTTCCGTAGTTTGCCTTTCTCGTCATTGCGAGGAGGAACTACGTGGCAATCTATTTAGATAAATCATCTGCAAGTTTTATGGATTCATTTCATAAAACTTGCAGATTTTTTTTGGAAATGAGTGTCGGTTTTCATCGGCGGCTGTGGTCCTGTCATTCGTTTCATTTTTTTGTTTTGTGGATACCTTATTATCGCCATTGCGAGGAGCCACGACGAAACAATTTTTTACTGTAAGTGTAAACAAAAAAGGATTTTAGCTGCTGTCTCTTAGGTTTAGGGATGGAGGAAGGGCATTTAACTAAGCTGTTGCTTTATTTAATTATAATTTAGCCGCTTTTGACCCCATTTCATCTGCTTCTTTTTCTAAACCAGCATCGTCATTAACAATTGTGTCAGATTTTAATTGTACTGTTGCTTTAACCCGACCTTGTTTTTGTTCTACTACATGCCATGCCTCATGTGGTAAATGTTCTTCTTGGTCTTGAGCTATGTGAATATCCGCGCCTTGTGCATAGGTCGAAGCAGCTAATTGTGCAGGTTTATCAGAATTGAAATGAACACGAACATTATCCATCGAAATGCCCGAAAGTGCTTCAATGCCATTTTTTAAATTATCGGGTAAATTTTTCTTAGCCATGGTATAAATTTATAAAATAAATGGTTGCTATCACCAATAAGAACAGGAGCAAACGTCATTAATTGAATTAACAGATTCTAGTTAGTACGTATCAATAAGATATCACCTCATGCACCATAACAAAATTGAATACCGAGACTGTCAATCTTTAAATGATGAATATTTTTGATGCTATTCTTTTCAATTTTAATTTCGTTGAAGTTATCAGTTGAAAATGGAATGCCATTTATAACAATCATTTTAATCTCTTTTGTAGAATTTACTTCTGTAACCATTTTGGCAAGTTCTATATACTTTCTAGCAGTATCATTTTGGTTAACCAAAATAGTTTTCTGACGTTTTAAAAGAATCGTTTTTTAATGTTATTCCTATCTAAAAAATAAAATTCTGGATTGATTATGACATCATTTAGTTTAACCACAAAGCCCCGTTTGTAATATTTATCAATCCGATCTTCTTTAGATTAAATTACTCTTTTACTACATCCTGCTAAAAGAAAAATTAACATTATTGAAAATAAAATTGTTTGCTTTTCATTGTAGGATATTAACTTTTACCAGGTATCTTTTATCCTAGCCATTATTCAGAATAGGCTATTAATTAAGGTTACACTAGAAAAACACATAAGCGGCGTTCCTATTTGAATAAACCTTCAGAATTAACATTATAACCTAAAACTTTAATCTGATCGTTTTCTGCGGTTAAGGTAACGGTTTCTTTTGCCTGAAATTTTGCCCTTTCTACCACATAATATAGTACATAATTTGCAGATGGATTTGAGCCTCTGATTACTTTCGTTTCCCAGTGATCTAATTTTTTGCTTTTTATTTCGCCTAACTTGTTTACAGTTCCGGTTAAATAGTCATTTAACTTTTGTGTGCTGGTTACTGCTTTAAATTGATTGCTAAGGATCGGACTTAATTTTTTCAAATCTTTTTGCTGAAGTAAAGCGTAAAACTGTTCGGCTACTTTCTCCCCTTCTTTTTTATCTTCCTCGCGGTTTAAATATGTACTGTTGAAATTACAGCCTGTTGCAATAAATAATAAGCTGAATAAATATAACGAGGCGTAAATTCTATTTTTCATAAGCGTTTAATATTATTTTCTAAATATATAATATTATTTTTTCTATGAATATTATAAAATAAAATTAAGCATGATAGGTAAGTAGTAAATATTTGCATTTTTTAAACAATGGTAAGGAAACCCTATGCTTTAAATCTTTTATCCTCCACTTTTAGTGCAAATTCACATAAAAAAGTAAACAAATTAAACCTTTGTTACAATTCTACAGTCAATAGAATGATTTTAGATAAATCCGATTATTTTTGAAAAACTTAACATAGGTCAACAACAAGAGATCGGGAGTTCATCTATATTTGTATCAAATTTTAAAAAAACCAGAAAATGAAATTAAAAATTAGCTCAATTTTTTTATTAGTGGCAGTAGTAGCATTGTCAGCTTTTAAAAACCCAACTAAACCAGTAACTTATACTGTAGATGCAGCAAAATCGACCATTACTTGGGTTGGTAAAAAAGTAACAGGTTCTCACAACGGAACTGTAGCTTTACAATCAGGTACTTTAGCCGTTAATGGTAAAAGTGTAACTGGTGGTACATTTGTAATTGATATGGCTTCAATTAAAGATGCTGATGGCAGCGCAAAATTAGAAGGTCACTTAAAAGCAGACGATTTCTTCGGTACAGCTAAATTCCCAACTTCAACTTTCGTAATTACTAAAGTTGCTGGTTCAGGTTCAAACGTAACTGTAACAGGTAATTTAACCATCAAAGGTATTACTAAACCATTGAGCTTCCCTGCAACCGTAACCGTTAATGCAGATGGTACAGTTTCGGCTTTAGCTGGTAAAATCGTTGTTGATAGAACTAAATATGACATCAAATATGGTTCTAAATCATTCTTCGATAGCATTGGCGACAAAGCAATTGATGATAACTTCGAGTTAGCTGTTAAATTGGTAGCTAAAAAATAATTTTTCCAGTCTCGGAAAATAGAAGCCTCGACTTTCGTCTGGGCTTTTTTTGTTTAACCGCAAAGTATGCAGAGTTTTACGCAAAGAGCGCTAAGCTTTTACCGCAGAGTGCATTGAGTTTTACACAGAGGAAAACAGAGGCTTTATAGTTATAAGCACCCAGCTCTGTAATCTTTGTGGTAAAAAGAAACTCTGCGTACTTTGCGTTTCCTCTTTGCGTAATTTGCGGTAAAAAACGGGTAGACTTATCTTATCTTAAACCCACCTTCAACTTCATCTACAAATCCTGTTGCGGCACTTTTACCATGGTAAAACAAACATTCCCAGTTTTCTTCTGCGGCTCTTTTTCCAAATTCTTTTCTTAATTCCATCGCTTTGCGACCGTCGAAATCGTATTTGGCAATAAAGTTTTTAACCAGTTCTTCAGGTTCTGGCAATACATCGCCACCAAAAAATACTTTCTGTTTGCCTTCGGTTAAAAGGAAAACCTGGTGGTTAGGGCAGTGTGCTCCTGTAAATTCGTAAGTAATGGTTTCATCCAATGCGCCATCGCCCTCTACAAATCTTAATTGTGCGTTGCGCTGCACAAAATCGAAAATATCGCTATGGTAAGAAGAAGAAGTGCTGCTAAAAGCCGTTTCCCATTCGCCTCGGTTAATAACATACTCTGCATCGGGGAAACTTAATTCCACTTTGTTGTTGCCTTGTTTGTGGATCATACCGCCTGAGTGGTCGTAATGTAAGTGCGACATTAAAACCTTGGTTACATCGGTTGGATCGAAACCTGCATTGCGGATGTTTTTATGTAAAATCAGCTCCCCATGGTCATCACTAAATCCTAAACCCGTATCAAAAAGAATCAGATCATTCTTTAATTCAACTAAAAATGGCTGAACATTGATAAATAGCGATGCGGGCCTGTCTTTATAACTGTGTATAGCTGGGTCGAAAGGCACAAATTTCTTTGTTGCATCAACAGAATAGGTTCCTTCGAATAAGGTGTAAACTTGCAAAATGTAAATCTTTAATGTTTGTACAAAGGTAACAATCTAAAATTGAGTATTTGTTTTAGTAAAAGCTTGGATACTTCCTTTTTTTGTAAAATATGATGCTTAAATTTCAAGCATGAATCTTCGAATCTTAATTCTGCTGCTGGCTATCAGTTTTTCTACATCGTTAAAAGCACAGCAAAAACCAAATGTAATTATTGTATTAGCAGATGATATGGGCTATGCCGATATTTCATGTTATGGAAGTCCGTTGATAAAAACACCGTTTTTGGATGGAATGGCAGCGAAAGGAATAAAAGCCACAAACTTTGTAACTACCTCGCCAACCTGTACACCCTCAAGGGCATCGTTACTAACAGGTAGGTATTGCAGCAGGATGGATTTACCATGGCCTATTGGTCCGGGCGATAAACGCGGAATACCCGAAGATGAAATTACCATTGCACAGCTGCTTAAACAATCGGGTTATGCCACTGCCTTGGTTGGCAAATGGCATTTGGGCGACTATGGGGTATCGTTGCCAAATAAAAAAGGTTTTGATGAATTTTACGGCCTTTTATATAGCCACGATTATAGAGCACCTTATGTAAAAACCGATACCACAATCAAGATTTTCAGAAATACCAAACCAGAAATTTATAAACCACACGATAGCATTTTAACTAGTTCTTATACTCGAGAATCGATTAAATTTATTAAAAAAAGTGTCGCGGAGAAGAAACCGTTTTTTCTTTATTTAGCGCAAAATATGCCTCATTTGCCTGTTGCTTTTGCCGCGCAAAAAAGTAGAAAAAGACCTTCTGCAGGAGGCGAATTGGGCGATGTGATCGAAGATATAGACGCAGGTTTAGCGGAAATATGGAAACAGGTAGTTGCTTCTGGCCAGGCCGATAACACCATTTTCATCTTTACCAGTGATAATGGCCCATGGATTAATGCACCACAGCGCATGTACGATGATGGTTTTACCAAATTTTACCATGTAGGTTCTGCAGGAATTTTTAGGGGATCTAAAGGCATCTCCTATGAAGGTGGTCACCGTGTGCCGTTTATTGTTTATTGGAAAGGTCATACGCTTAACAATACCCAGTTAACCAAACCCATTTCTAATCTCGATGTTTTTCCTACGTTGGCCGAATGGACCAAGACTAAACTTCCGCAGAAAGTATATGATGGCGAGTCTATCTCTGGTTTGTTAACCAACAAAAATGATCATAAAAAGCACCGCCCAATCTACTATCATAATTATGTTTTAGAAGGTGTAAAAGATGGCGATTGGAAATTGAGGATTACTAAAAAGGATGATAAGGAGCTGAGCGAGCTTTACAATTTATCATGGGATCCGGCAGAGCGGGTAAACTTAATTGATGATGCAAAATATGCCAATCAGAAAGCACATTTGATGAAACTTTATCAGGCCTATCCCGGGGACTCTAAATAAATTTGATTTTAGTTCTTAGTGGCTTTATTAATTTTTTTCCGCAGATTTAATGGGATTTATTTAAGTTCCAATAATCTATGTGCCTTTTCTGCAAAATCTGTGGGAAACAACCCGAGTTAGGATTGCTACCATATCCAATTAAAATGTATATTTACTGTTCGGAGACAGAATTAAATGGAAAAAAGATGGGTGCTGGCATCGGATTGTAATGATGCCACGGTAATTAAAATAGCAGAACAACTCAACATAGATCGCTCACTTGCACAGATACTTGTGCAGCGGAATATTTGCGATTTTGATCAGGCGAAAGATTTCTTTAGACCAGATCTTGATCATCTCCATAATCCTTTTTTAATGAAGGATATGGATGTTGCTATTGCCCGTATCGAAACGGCTCTGGCCACGCAGGAAAAAATACTGATCTACGGCGATTATGATGTAGATGGTACAACATCGGTGGCACTGGCCTTTAGTTTCTTTTCGCAGCTTACCGAAAATATAGAATATTACATTCCAGATCGCTACTTAGAGGGCTATGGTATTTCTACTGCAGGTATTGATTATGCGAGTGAAAATGGATTCTCTCTGATTATAGCGTTAGATTGTGGTATAAAGTCAGTTGATAAAATCGATTATGCCAATACACTGGGTGTTGATTTTATTATCTGTGATCACCACTTACCAGGGGATGTATTGCCTCAGGCCATTGCTATTTTAGACCCTAAACGCTCAGATTGCGTATATCCTTTTAAAGAGCTTGCCGGTTGTGGCATTGGTTTTAAACTAGCGCAGGCCTATGCTCAAAAACATCAGCTCCCCAAAGAAACTTACCTGCGATATTTAGATCTGGTGATGGTGAGCATCGCTGCCGATATTGTTCCTGTTGTTGGCGAAAACCGAATTTTAGCCTATTACGGTTTAAAAAAATTAAATACCAACCCTTGCGAAGGTTTGCGTGCCCTAATGGAAGTTTCGGGTAAAACCGAAAACTATAGCATTACCGATGTAGTTTTTACCTTAGGCCCACGCATTAATGCCGCCGGAAGGATAGACCATGCCAAACATGCGGTTGCCATGTTACTTTGCCAGGTAGATGGAAACGCACTAGAGCAAAGCGAACTAATAAACCTTAAAAATACTGAGCGTAAAACTTACGATCAGGACATTACCCGCGAGGCCTTGGCTTTAATTGGCGAAAGTGATATCCTGATCAATAAAAAAACGACTGTTGTATTTAACGAAAACTGGCATAAAGGCGTAATCGGAATCGTAGCATCGCGCTTAACTGAAAAATATTATCGTCCAACAATTGTATTAACAAAGTCTAACGGACATGTAGCAGGTTCTTGCCGATCGGTAGTTGGTTTTGACTTATACGAAGCTTTAAGCGGTTGCGCAGATTTATTGGATCAATATGGCGGGCATAAATTTGCTGCAGGGCTAACTATGCAGCAACATAATGTAGATGCCTTTGCCAAAAAATTTGAAGAAATTGTATCGGCAAGTATTACGGAAGAGCTACTTACACCGATGATCAGGATTGATGCTGAAATCGAACTGGCGCAGATAGATGGTAAATTCTATCGGGTTTTATCACAAATGGGACCATTTGGTCCTGAAAATATGGCGCCTATATTTGTTACCCATAATGTATATCTCGCACAACATGCCATGGCAGTTGGTCAAAATCATTTAAAAATTAATATAAAACAACAAAATTCGCCTATTTTTGAAGGCATTGCATTCGGGTTGGCCGAATTTCAAAATCTTTTACAACCAAAAGTGCCATTTTCAATTTGTTATACGTTAGAAGAAAACGTATGGAGAGATAAGAAACGTTTGCAGTTAAACATTAAAGGAATAAAAGTTAATTAACTATAAAATAAATCGTCATGCTGAACTTGATTCAGCATCTAAAATTGAAGATCCTGAAATAAATTCAGGATGACGGATGAATCGATATATGATATTAAGAGCCGAAAATCTCGTTAAAAAATATAAACAGCGTACTGTTGTAAACAATGTTTCCTTTAACGTAAGTCAGGGGGAAATTGTTGGTCTTTTAGGTCCTAATGGGGCTGGAAAAACAACATCATTTTACATGATTGTGGGACTGATCAAACCAAATGAGGGGCGTATCTTTTTAGAGGAAGAAGACATTACAGAAGATCCGATGTACCGCAGGGCACAAAAAGGCATCGGCTATTTGGCTCAGGAAGCATCGGTTTTTAGAAAACTTACTGTTGAGGATAATATCCTGGCCATTTTAGAAATGAGCAAATTGACCAAGGAAGAACAACGTGATAAACTTGAAGAACTAATCAACGAGTTTAGTTTACATAAAGTGCGTAAAAACCGTGGCGATTTATTATCAGGTGGAGAACGTCGCCGTACCGAAATTGCCCGTGCTTTAGCTGCCAATCCCAATTTTATTTTATTGGACGAACCTTTTGCTGGTGTAGATCCAATTGCGGTAGAGGAAATCCAGAGTATTGTTGCCAAACTGAAACATAAAAATATAGGAATCTTAATTACCGATCACAACGTACAAGAAACACTTTCGATTACCGATAGGGCTTATCTGCTTTTTGAAGGTAAAATTCTAGAACAGGGGGTTCCCGAAGTGCTTGCCGAGAACGAGATGGTAAGAAAAGTTTATCTTGGATCGAACTTTGTGCTGAAACGTAAGAAATTTGATGTTTAATATTAACCAGTTCTTATCACAGGTTTCGAAAATAAAGATGATAAACTCAGCTAAAACTATTTCAGGTAAAGAGGGCAGATTATTGTTGCAACAAAAACAACAACATCCGTGTTTATCTGTCAACATCTGTGGTAAAAATCAGCTGTTTATTTTTTAATATGGCAATTGTAAATTCAATTTTTACCTGGTTAATGAAAAAGCGGATCCACCAGATCGAGCTTTTTATGAAATATCCATACGATGTTCAGGAAGAGTGGTTCCATAATTTGATTGATAGTGCAGAAAATACCGAATGGGGCAAACTGTACGATTATAAAACCATTTTAACTCCACAACAATACAAGGAGCGTGTTCCGATCCAAAACTACGATACTCTAAAGCCTTACATTGAGCGTATGCTTAATGGCGAACAGAATATTCTATGGCCTTCTGATATCAAATGGTTTGCAAAATCATCGGGTACCACAAGCGACAGAAGTAAATTTATCCCCGTTTCTCCAGAATCATTGGAAGAATGCCACTTTAAAGGCGGCAAGGATATGCTTTCTATCTACTGCAATAACCGCCCCGATAACCAGATGTTTACCGGAAAAGGTTTGGTTTTAGGGGGAAGCCACCAGGTTAATCAGTTAAACGAAGATTGTTTCTATGGTGATTTATCGGCGGTACTGATCAAAAATCTGCCAATCTGGGCCGAATATTACCGCACGCCTGATATGTCTATCGCTTTAATGGATAATTACGAAATCAAGATGGATAGAATGGCCGAGGCCACCATCACTGAAAACGTAACCAGCATTTCTGGCGTACCAACCTGGACCATGGTACTGGCCAAAAAGGTGCTCGAACTTACCGGGAAACAGAATTTATTGGAAGTTTGGCCAAATCTCGAATTGTATATCCATGGTGCGGTAAACTTCGCACCTTATCGTGAACAGTTTAAACAGCTCATCCCATCTGCTGAGATGTATTATCTGGAAACTTATAATGCATCCGAAGGGTTTTTCGGCATTCAGGATCAGGATAACTCAGAAGAAATGTTGCTGATGCTCGATTATGGTATTTTCTATGAGTTTGTGCCGATGGAGTATATCTGTGAAGAAAATCCTAAAGCACTATTGTTGGGCGAAGTAGAACTGCATAAAAATTATGCTATCGTAATCTCTACAAATGGTGGCTTATGGCGTTATATGATCGGCGATACCATTCAATTTACTTCACTTTCTCCCTACCGCATTAAAATTACCGGACGTACCAAACATTTTATCAATGCCTTTGGCGAAGAAGTGATTATAGACAATGCAGAACAGGCCTTAACCAAAGCTTGCCAGGAAACCGGTGCCGAAATAAAAGATTATACCGCCGGACCGATTTACTTTAAAGATGAAAAAGCGGGTGGGCACGAATGGATTATCGAATTCGATAAGCAACCCAATGATTTTGAAAAATTTGTTGATGTAATGGATCAGACCTTACGTGAGGTTAACTCTGATTACGATGCCAAACGTTTTAAAGATATGGCTTTGGCCCGTCCTAAAGTGCATAATGCACCTGCCAATACTTTTTATAATTGGCTAAAGGCAAAAGATAAACTCGGCGGGCAGCATAAAGTGCCACGCCTGGCTAATGAGCGGAAATATGTTGATGATATTTTGGAGATGATGAAGTCTTCTTAAATTTAATAAATCTCATTTAGGCATGTCAGTCTGAGCCTGTCGAAGACCTTATAAAGGCAATCAACAAAGCTCAATGTGACTTTAGTATATTTGATAACGCTGCTCAATAATGAAAAACATCCTCATCTTATTTACGCTTAGGATCATGAGTTATTACTGTTTAACAAAATAGATGAAAAGCTTTAGCTATAAACGTGTGGCCTGGCTACTGTTTTTTGCCTATTTCTTTATATTAATGGTGCAGATTACTTTACGGTATATCCCACTAAATAGTGAAGTGTCTTTTCTGCAGATTAAACAGACCGAAGTTTCAGGGATCAAAGCTTATCTTCCCATATTTTACATTCATGTCTATAGTGCCATATTTGTGCTGCTGGCTGGTTTTACGCAGTTTAATCCTAAAATTTTAGCTAAATATCCCAAAGTACATAAATGGCTGGGCTACTTGTATGCAGGCTTTGTGTTGTTACTTGCCGCACCATCTGGCGTTTTTATCGGCTGGTTTGCAAATGGCGGTTTAATAGCTAAAACCTCATTTGTTATTTTAGGTGTTTTATGGTTCTGGTTTACCTTAAAGGCGGTTCTTCTTATTTTGAAACGGAAGATCTCTGACCATAAAAAGTTTATGTACCGCAGTTTTGCTTTGGCAACTTCAGCCATCACCTTAAGGTTGTGGAAAGTTATTTTAGTATATTTATTTCATCCGGCACCAATGGATGTTTACCAGATTATAGCTTGGTTAGGCTGGATACCCAATTTATTAATTGCCGAATGGCTCATTAAACGGAAAATAATTTAATTGATGAAAAGGATCTTATTATTAGCGCTGTTCCCATTTTTGATGCTCTCTTGTAGGGATACTAAAAAAACAAATGAACAAAAAAAGGCTGTTGAGGTAGCTCAACCGGAAATCCACAAGGAACTCTATGGCTTTTGGGTTGGCGATTTTTACACAATAGATGAGTCGGAATACGAAGGAGATATGTCTGATGCTGTCAAAAAACTGAATATCAACATAAAAAAGATAACCAAAGATACGGTGATTGCACAAAGTGTGGTTTCGGGAAACAGCCGCCCATTATTGGGTAAACTATCTGACGATGGTGGGAAAATCACTTTTGTGTTAGATGAACCTGGCAGCGATAAGTACGATGGGAAGTTTGAAATCACTCTAGTTGGCGATACCCTAATCGGCAAATGGAACGCCTATAAAACCGAATTGAAATGGCCCGAAAGGCAGTTTAAACTCGTTAAAAAGGCATTTACTTACAATGCTAACTTAATGTTGCCAAGCGAAAGCAGTTATGTAGACTGGAGCGATCATAAAATGATAAAAAGAGTGGATACTGCTGAAGACGGAAAAATAGATACCCTAGAGGCAAATGCTTTTTACAGAAGTGCTTCCGATCAGATTTTTAAATTAAATGCTTCAACCACTATGCTCAAAGAAGAAGATGTAAAAAATTTAAGAAAACTAGATCTGCAGATTATTAAAAATACCATTTTCGCCAGACATGGTTATGCTTTTAAAAAACAAACTTTTAGAAATTTTTTCGATCCTGTAGAATGGTATGTTCCTGTTAAAAACAACGTTGATAATGATTTAACATCGATAGAAAATAAAAATATCAAGTTATTAGACCGTTTTACTAAATACGCGGAAGACAATTATGATGCTTTTGGCCGTTAATTTGTAAAGGATTAACTATGAAATTGAACAGGGAAAAAATATTGGGTTTCTTCAAAAAATCGCAAAGCAAAGCTTCGGTGATCTTAAGTGATAAAACCAAAGCCAGTAATACGATTAAAGATGCGCTTGGTAAGGCGGTAACCAATAAAGGCGATTTAGAAGGGGTTTGGGCCAAGCTGGTATTGCTGTTCGCTGTATCTAAAGATTATGTGAACGGCGATTATACCGAAATTCCTAAAAGATCAATCATTGCTATTTTAGGAGGACTGATTTACTTTTTATCTCCTATTGATGTAATTCCGGATTTTGTGCCGGTTCTGGGCTTTATTGATGATATTTATATCCTAAACCTGGTGTACAGACAAGTGATTAAAGACCTGGAGAAATATAAAGCCTGGAAAGATACCCAGGGAAAATTTATTGGTGATATAGATGGCTCAACCGCAACATAGTTTTCTAGATTGGATAGGCGAGCATCTTTTTACCTGCCCGTTTAGAGCCCATTTTGGATTCGATTGCCCAGGCTGTGGCTTTCAGCGTTCGGTACTGGCTTTATTTCGGGGCGACTTAATTGCATCATTTAAGTTTTATCCTGCAACAATTCCACTCATTTTTGTCATAGTATTTACCATTGTTCACCTCAAAGTCGATTTTAAGTTTGGGGCGCAGCTCATCAAAATCGTTTTTGCAGGAGTTGCAGTAATTATTTTAATCAATTACATTTACAAAATATACACTCACCAATTGATCTAAATACAGCTATGTCAGAAGAACAGGAAACTCCTCAGGAAAATAAACCGATTGATCTTTCAAACGATCCAAAACCAGAACCTGCGCCATTTCAGCCCTTGGGTAATGGGCCAGTAACCCCGCCACCCTTTCAACAACCGCCGCCAT
The nucleotide sequence above comes from Pedobacter riviphilus. Encoded proteins:
- a CDS encoding DUF2752 domain-containing protein, whose amino-acid sequence is MAQPQHSFLDWIGEHLFTCPFRAHFGFDCPGCGFQRSVLALFRGDLIASFKFYPATIPLIFVIVFTIVHLKVDFKFGAQLIKIVFAGVAVIILINYIYKIYTHQLI